tgaggtgaaattttaaatccgaacgatatttttttaaatgtaaaatgtgtcaattttattggatactttttttatcaaataaattaatttaatatttttagaagcATGAATAGTTTAactataaagaaattttaaaaatcacactatataaaattaaatgtttctTTCCAATATGcgaaaaataataactaatactatactaaaattacataaatatcattatatttccaaaattaaattaacaaaacttGGCCTTAGTCCTATTTTTCAATACTAGGTATCCTAAATTGCACCTTTCGCTTTTTCATAAGCTCGAACTCATCAATGATAGAATCTATTGAAAATTCTCGAGCTATCTCTTTTTTGATGTATGCCACCAagtaagttgaaagaaaattatCCTCCATTCTTTTGCAAAGCCTTGTCTTCGCAATTTTCATGGCTGAAAATGCTTGTTCAGTTGTTGCAGTAGATACGGGAAGAGTTAGCACAAGATGAATAATTCTATCAAGAAGAGGATAAATACTTGACTTATTTTTCTTAGCTAGCACTTGACCCAAATCGGCAACTGTAAAAGCTTTCTACAACTCCGTGCTTTGATGAGCATCAAGTTTGAAAATGCTCCAATTGAATCTTCATGTGTAGCTTTTCTTGCTCTATTAAATTGTCCGGATAAAAATCATTCATAAGCTTGCAGATATCTTCCACCCAAAAAGCTTTATAATTATTGCATGGATCCAAAGTGGAGCTAAGAACAAGTAACTCTACTACCTCACCATTAAAGCGAGAATTCATTTCTGTTAGCAATGAATCGATACCAACAATGAATATATCAAACCAATAGTGATGCTCAATTGTGAGGTAATCTTTCTGAATTTGAGACCAACCTCGACTTGCTTTGTACAGAGCACTTAAATTAGGGACTTCTATATCATGATCTTTACAAAATAACTTCACTTCCTCAAACAAAGGATCCTACCCATGTTCTCTGAATTTTTGGAGAAGCATTTTAGTTTATGACACCAACTGCATCGTGTTTGGTATATATTGTGATTTATATTGCACTGCTTGACAAAGATCATTATTGACTCCAAGATCTCAATcgtgaaatgaaatatgaaaacaaaTTCAACGAATGTCATTGCACCTTATATTCCATCAGCTTCACTCCTTTGAGAAAGGTTGATGAACTTGATGATATCTTGTAATACAACACATACGAAACTGAACATCCTTATCGAGCTATTGAGAAAAGCTAAATGAGACCCCTATCGGGTATCTCCTAGACGTTGGAGAGTACCGACTTGATTTTTCCCTTTGCTAATTTCAAGCTCACCACTATCAATCAACTCCGCAATATGAGATGCCTCAATGCTCTTAATTGATCATGTTGATTGCTTGAAGAAACaaccaatttaattatacaACTCAAGTATGAAAATTTTTGACAAATAAGAATAACCTCCTTGGATGCAATAGCTACAGTTAATTGGAGACGATGAGTGAGGCAATGAACATAGTATgcaaatcaaaaaatttttagCAAATAACTCTTATAAGACATTCCATTCGCCACACATATTACTTGCACCATTATATCATTTGTAACGTCCTCAACCTAGTTCAATTCGTCGGATCTGGATCTTGGGCATTACCTTTCTATTACAGACTCATATTTATACATTCATACAATTTTCAATTGAATATACCGCAGATAACAACAATCATTATAGCTACATTTACACTACCAACATATGCGATATACACCACAAAGCTTATAACAACTATCATATATTACTATCTCTATCAAACTCGAACACGTCATTACTCTCGCATTGTATGCATAATAGTCCAACTCACCATTCCATTGGCGTAGCCCTGACATTGTCTTTCCTGGCACATTCTCAATCAGCTAACCTATGACATAAATCACAGAAGTTCAGGAGAACTTACatcatgtttggttgggtgtattggcatagccaatacacccctaatcggtgggccccactAATCCCTCTTTATTCCGTCGTTTGGTTCAATGTATTGCTAATACGCGTGTAATCCATTACTTTCGTAATCGGTGAAAACCACCGATTTCTAATCCCTCTCTTTTGCCCAGATTAGCTGCCTCTTCAATTTACCCTCTCTGTTTTACCCTCTGCCTCTTCTGTTCCCCTTTGCCTCTTCTGTTCCTCCCTTCTAGCTTCTGCCGATTTGCCCTAAGCGTACATACTGAATGGAAGTGGCAATGTTCAGTAGAAGAGGAAAGGAAAGCCTTGAAAACTAAGAGCCACCTTTCCAAATTATCCATTCCATAAGGAAGCGCTAAGAGCAACATATGGAGACGACGAATCATCGGACTTGACTCGACCACTCCCCTCTGCTGTCTCTTCCCGCCAATTCCAATCCCCAAACGGAGGATACTGTTGTCGTCTCCTCTCCCTCCGCCTCTGTTTCTCTCCTTCACCCTCCCAATTCCTTGGTAATTCAAACGCAACAAATTTCCCATGACtttcttttactaaaatattttactctTTTGCTCATCAACTATTTTTTCTTGATAATGAAAAAAGGATCTTTGGATTACTTACAAACTGGTCAGCCTAGTAGAGTGAGAAGCTTCCCTCACGTCGAAGGCAACTATGCTTTGCACGTTTACATTCCAGGTACTTTTTTTGAATAGCCACAGTTctttaatattgaattgaatgaattaccttttttatttatttatttactctgttaattatttaaatttttataccatCTATATCAAAGAAAGAGATGGGTCAATTTTTGAAGAGAGTTTCATCCGTGGTTCCCAATCTCCATGTTAAGGATATTGATGTTCCATTGAATACACTGTGTAAAGAAGAACATAAACTTGAACAAGTGGCATTGGGAAGGGAATTCCAGATAAGTTTAGGAAGGACAGTTCCTATTAGAGTTCATCAAATTGACTCTATTGTAACAATGCTTCGCCAGaaacttcaatttcaaaagCGGTTTGATGTTATTCTTTACTATTATTATGCTTAGTTccattgttaaataaataatcttTGGGTTTTCTTCCTTATGATTCAAGGATATGGTTTTGATCTTTTCTTATTGCAAGTAGGTATTGGATTGATTTTAACAAATGGGAGGTTTTTATCAATGATGATCGAACGCGCACCTTTCTTTCACTCAAAGTCGTTACGGGAGGATTACCCGAGGTAAGTGTGCTGGAgttttcctattttcttttactGAAATTGTAATTCTTTTGCATATTGAGCTTGCTTtcattgtttatatatatggacatctcaagtgaaaaagaaaagctaaagAAAGAGGATGATATACCATAGCTTTATTGCCTATCTTATTTTGTATAGAGATGCTTGGGTTTCCAAGTTATGTTTCTAAAAGTGGTATATAATTTAGAGATTGATGCTTCAGTTGGAGTAAAAACTTctaaataatgtttattttgcatTGGTTTGTCATACTGGTCGGGTATTTGTTCTATTCTCATTTCCtgacaattaagtatttaagtCGTATCTGCTCTCAGTAGGATGGCTATCTTATGTAGAACAAATCGGGATGCTCATCTTgcagttctttttcttttccctctaTATTTCACTGTTCTTTTATTTCCAAATAAATGGCATTTACTTTGTTGTAATTAACTCGCAGATAACTAAGCAAATTCAGGCTGTTAACGAGGTTTACAAGTTTCACAATCTTCCCGAGTTCTATAAGGTCTGTGCCGTTATAATTAATTGCCAAGTCTAATTAATACTTCATAAAATGCAGAGCAATGATCTTATTCTTATATCATATTATTTGTCAACCTACAGGATCCAAGGCCTCATATATCATTGGCTTGGGCACTAGGTGACGTTAGTGGTTCCCTTAAGAAAGTGGTCGAGCAGGAAACAAAGTCATCCGTCTTTAGAGGTTCCTTATAGAGTCGTATTTGTACAAGTAAAGTTGGTGGCATTGAGTGTAAAATTGGTAATAGAACACATATAATATGTAAATCTCCCGATCAATGATAGAATCTCTTCAAACTCTCAAGATGCAGCCATCTTAGTTTCTTTATGTtactttatcttttatttatgaaaGTCCGGATATAAGATTTGCTATTAGGTCCTCATGGATCATCATAAACGTTTTCCCTCTGTATGTTGCTAACAAGTGCTTTTCTTGTAACCTTGACACTGTAATCATTACCCTTGTCTTACAAAATATCTTCCTTTTTGGTTTGCGACACATTGATtagactttatttttcttggtgGAGAAAGCAGTACAAACACTCTTGATAGTTTGGCCTCCTTTATGATGTTCTGAACTGTTTATTTGTGTGCGGTTTTGGTGCTACTTGGAGCTTTATAACAAGTCTAGTAGACTAGCCTAAAAAAAGGTTGACAAGCTTCTGCAATATCAATGGAAGCTGCATATGTCTACCAGGATCTTCCACATCAgagtttttcttatttatacATTGTTCATGTATGTGAAAGGTATACATACTACTATGCATATGAAAGTTACATATACAGTCATGTATCCGAAGGATGCAATCTAATGCCTGAAACTGATGTAGGAAAAGTAACCTCTCTGTATTATGTATGGCCAAATGGGATATGTTTGCAAATGTGATCTTCAAGAAGGGTAATAGATGTCATTTGCATTAGTCTTTGTCTTTCCTTCTATGTTGTTTTCAGGTTTTCCACGGGTTCTGCTCTAGTTTGCAGTGTGCTTAGATGTGTACTTGGGCCGGGCCAGGCTGAGCTTTGAGGATAATTTCCAAGACAATATTTTTCGGCAGATGTTAATGTCAGTATGATTGACAAAAGCACTGATTTCATTATAATGGTGAAGTCTCTTACGCTACTCGGTGCAATGCAAGTCATTGTGGTGTTGTAAGTGAAAAACAGTGCAACCATACAAATCTGAAGCTCAAATTGCAGGGGGAATTTGCTTGTGAGGATGTTGATCATGGAAAGCGACATTGAAAAATCCATCGAGTTGAAAAATCCTTTTGAACTGTCGCACACTGAATACACCCTTCATATCTCGAAAGCATTTCGTTGATGACGTTGATCCTTCCTTTCATGGCTGCAAAATGGAAAGGAGTCTTGTTCCCCTTACCCTCTACGCCGGACCATAATTCTTGGTCAACATTCATAAGCTCTTTTACAACCTCAATATGCCCATTTACAGCAGCCATATGAAGAGGGTTAAACCATCTTTTTACTTCTTTTGCATACTCGAAAAATTTTATTCGTTTCTGAGATAACTGTTGCATTAGGTATATTGACTGTGCAAAAGCAAACAATTTTCTATGAACAAAAGATGAGAGATTGATGGTCATTTTCAAGAAATACAATAGCTCTCAAgtttccttgatttttttgCTTTCTCGATGTTAACTAATCAGACATTTGCAATGAGGTTGAACAAAGCAGGGGATAGGGGGTCTGTTTGGTGGAGTCCTCTACTCGGAACTATTGTGCAAATGTTCTCTCTGTTAATTTTAATGGCCATGATACCTTTCCTTCCctaattctttcttttaatgGCATGAAATGCCTCATGTGCCATGATGATATTATTCTGAATAAGTATTCCTGGTATGAAAGCTAATTCGGTCAGTGAAATTAATTTAGGCAGAATTGGTTTCAGTCATGTGCCACGATCGTTTTGTAAAGTTTATGATCATACATGTTTGTATCCAAAATTCATTTTgatgtatttaaaaattcataagttaattatgtttatgcagaatataattctcaagttatattttgattttagtaaattcatataagaacattttattattaagaattttatgaaattatatatcattattaaattatatttaatattaattattttaaattgtataaattcatataagaaaatttattatcaagaattttatgaaattatatatgattattaaattatatgtaataataattattttaaattatacaaagttatataagaaaatttattagttataattattttaaattttattaaatcatatattttaattaaaaatatatttaatattaattatttcaaattatcttttatagtatcatatattatgatttgagtaaattcatataagaatattaattattaagaattttattaaattatttattttaattaaaatatatttaataataattatattaaattatcttttatagtatcatatattatgatttgagtaaattcatataagaatattaattattaagaattttattaaattatatattttaattataatatatttaataataattatgttaatttaaattttatagtatcatatattatgatttgagtaaattcatataagaatattgattattaagaattttattaaattatatattttaattataatatgtttaataataattatgtttaaatatgattaaattatttattattgataataataatcttattaaaatttaaataacaataacaataatcatttaccaaaacaaatttatgctaagggtattctactcattttagttttttccattatgctattacacctctattccatgcaaccaaacacaagattactattacgcctctattccattacattcaaccaaatagttgatttgctattacacttctattccattacacctctattccattacatctctaatccaatacagcgaaccaaacgtgcccttagTGATTTAAACTCCATTTACCTTTATCGTCTATACACGCATTTGGTAACTACATTCGTCATCTTATTATTCCTAGTTCTTCGTTCAGTCTCAGCGAGTACCTTACTAGACTCTCATTCTTCATGTCATAGTgtaatacccaaaaaaaaatttaaaaattactatagtaataaagtaagataatattcctgatatagtaaaataagaaaataaagtgataaaaagggtatttttgagttatgtcaacattgagaagtatattatgacatattaattcgagaaatgattaaatcgcaaaagtgagaaaaattttgtggcccaagagtaaatactcaaaatttaaggggttaaagtgtaaatatgaagaAGTttaaggaccaatagtgtaaatattttaagggtagaataatctagaaaccaaggaaaatggatgaattaggaccaaattgaaaaggtgaagaattttgagggactaaatcgtaattttaccaaattaagtgatgactcaagaatggaattttaaaagaacataaaggtcaaaatggtcaattagaagagagagaaatctagaaggcaatgatgatgttggtgatattttagattaattaaataaataaatattagttcattaatatttaaatttgatttttaaatgatattttattattttattattaatttatttagtatatatatatatgtggaaagaaagatgaaaagcaaccaacccatcatcttccatgcatccaacgtgaggagaagagagaaagaaggaaagttttgctttctttacaatttggtccttcctccaaaaacttaccattttcacctagaaatcaaaagaatttccatatccatcaacagagaaagataacaaggagactatggggaccTATAATATCAAGTTGggttcaagaaattgaagctggagaagagagaaaatcaagttcaagattgaaatcaataggacaaggtaagaacattaagatttcaatatatttttaagtttgatattattgaaatagcatggaaaagatgttatagtagagttttcttatataaagtcttatgttcttgatatattagtgacagaaataagtgaaagtgatgggaaatattatagagaaagggaataaggaagttataaacttagtaattaacattttgcactaaaatagttttgaacgAGAGCAGTAGCTTAACTCgaaaaatcactataaattgtggaaatgaaattagagaatgatcaaaatatggaattaaatcttctgagtctagtttctcatagaagaaacagtgtaagtaatggaattgtaaatcatgagatataatagattttgtgagacaatgtcagaatgattttgggttcccctattctaacATTGgagaattataaaaaatattgtacaaaaaaataattatgggttataatttatatgtttaaaatccttaaaaagtctattttcaatataaataaatagggATATCGTCTGAATtttgtacaaggagataattaggttttagtgaagaagggtcggaactctcagacagcagaacataggtgattttaaagaataaaatgtacttattggctaaagcaaaaattttgaaaattttatggtaagaagatatgtgagtataGCTTCAGAGAAAATTAATGGAtctcaatttggagttctgtagctcaagatataaataatttagtgactatgactcgagtggacaactttgaatgaatatataaataaatggtgagattatagataatgttacatataagcatgttatatacattaaggatgtggaatggagaggaggaggaggaaaataattgattattcaactagcatgagttttcattaaaaatgaccaatttacatgttttatgctcagggactaaattgaacaaatgtgaaactttaaggggaaatttgtaaaaatgtcaaaaagtgaccaaattgcatgaaatgaattgttttattatttaaattagtaaattgaatgaaatattaatttagatcaagattgtttggaaattcgataaaaatagaaattttccaaaatgtccctaaattttgctatttctgcaatttagcacagtaagttcgtatgaactatattttgtataattttaatagaagtgaatgctatttggtaatgaatattatatatatcgtgttttattattgggATTGAATTATTACTGGTAATAGgtaaaattattagatttttgAAATGATTACCGGAAGCTcaattgggttggaagcttgttggagatatatcacattatccattggttctattggtaattttggatgatttgattctggttataatgacttgtataagttaaattggttaatgttagctcataagtgttttgattttgattggttataaatatgaatgcttgatgaaatgaaatgtctgaaaattaatttgtaaactctggtaatggtcataaccctattctggagaaggatacgggttaggggtgttacatttatcggtatcagagctacagtttagtcgattctcggaccgAACGTAGCTATGTGAAGTTTGGAATATACATGTCATAttataacttgtgatagtgtgatatctcccgaCCTTAATGAGATTTGTTTTACTTATAGATAGAGATACTTTTCAACTTAGCTAATTTCGATAATATTGAAAGCATTATGCGAAAAGTGTAaaaatgatatgcatgtattttgatgttttttggaagaatatgaatgtttggaatGTGATAAACGACTTGAACTAAGTGATTTTCGATAAAAACAcctaaaaggactaatttggaaaagttataaaatatgtcataagtgtgtgaataagtgaaaattATGGATTGAAATTGTCATAAAATGGTTCAGCTggtcctaaaatgcaaggaaattgaataaaaattattttacaagcctaggggaaaaatcataattttgtgaaactttaggggcaaaaatgtaatttttccaaagtatggtttttggactggaatgaatagtgtgaatgttatataagttaaatgtattgttataaatcaagaaagacgagaaattgaaattgatcgataaaaataGAAGtgagaaaaagaggaaaattcTCGAATGAACCTTCGGAATagaaagggatacgaatgaagtgacaaaaatgatcacatgtgtggcacggactgtgtgtaggccactatgtaaaagtgaaagtgatggtcacgtgtgtag
The nucleotide sequence above comes from Gossypium raimondii isolate GPD5lz chromosome 13, ASM2569854v1, whole genome shotgun sequence. Encoded proteins:
- the LOC105784542 gene encoding uncharacterized protein LOC105784542, translating into MGQFLKRVSSVVPNLHVKDIDVPLNTLCKEEHKLEQVALGREFQISLGRTVPIRVHQIDSIVTMLRQKLQFQKRYWIDFNKWEVFINDDRTRTFLSLKVVTGGLPEITKQIQAVNEVYKFHNLPEFYKDPRPHISLAWALGDVSGSLKKVVEQETKSSVFRGSL